ctgtaactactgactgtaaatcgctctggataagggcgtctggtaaatgctgtaaatgtaaatgtaaaaaatgtttgttaatgTGAGGACCTGAGCCAGAGTGTGAACAACTTTGAAACCGCCTGGGTGCAGTTGAAAGAACTGCATTGTAAATTTAAGTTCTACAATATTGTAATGATTCATTATTAAAGCCATTTGTTTAATTGGTTCACTGAATCAGCACTGCCATCCATACACCCACATGTATATGAATTTGGCCCTGATCTGGGGAACAACTGATGAGATGAAGTGGTGAAGACAACCTTGTTCTCTGTAACCATCCCAGTCATtatcatagttttttttattaatgaattcaTCTCAGTTTGCAAaatagaaggaaaaaaatgcttaatttaCAAGATGATTGGGAAggaaaacacaaatgcaaacatgCAGAAATCTAAACGAATGTTGGCATAAAACTGTTTATGTCATAACCTCTGCTGGTGAGTTATTTCCTGTCTCAGGTGTGGTGACTGCGGACTGGAAGAACGCTGTCCGGTGTGCAGGTTTATTTTTGCTGAGTCCCATGAGATGCCTCCATTCGGTCTTATCCTTCTCTCTGGACACATGTCCTCTGCAGCCGCTGACGACGCAAACGTCATCTCACTCAGGATCTGCTGAATTGCTGGTCCATCCATCACGCGTATTCTGTAGGCCACTGGTGaacataataatgttttacattaattatgaaatctattattatggcaCAGTTGCATGCAAAGCATTGGTCTTAAAATACTAGCCAGACATTAACAATGACATactggtgtgatttttcaagcaagaatgcatttttatttccctttcAGATTTACTTGTCTTTTTGTGCACTCTCCATTGTACTTCATATCAACGTCTGGACTGGGCTTGCTGAAGGAACGTGGATTTTCATAGATCTCAGGTGCTGGTCCATGGATGAAAAGtgggataaaaaataaaaaaaagttcttaatGATCAGATAGGGGAATTCTCCAGTCTCATCAAGATGTACAGATCTCAGAtatattttacaacatttacccaaaattatcattttatatttacatttaaacaatgcttgttctaaaatatttaaaatgtatgtggACTATTCAAGTCTTTTGTTCGATTTCATAGTTTATCAGGATCGATGAATCCTTTTCAtcggcatctctctctctctctctctctctctctcctcgtgTGAGGTGAGGTTAGATGCAGAGGGTGTTGGGCTGTGATGCCTAATCTGGATTAAATGGACTGGGTGCATCCCCTCCATGACCAGATGTTGGCTGGATCGCATCTGCAGGGCAGGCGTCGCGCCGGACGGGCGGCTGAATTGTGGCCGTGACGTCACCACGTACGAGCGTGTGAAGCGGGTTCGGTCCGCGACGGGGATCATTTCTGCGGGACGTTGCGCGTAACAGACGTGGGAAGTCGCGGAACTGGAGAGGCGAAGAAGCGGCACAGGTACCGACACCATCACCATCCGTCCTCCTCATGCCGTCACACCTTCACCATCGAAGCATCTTCACAGTTACTTCATGCGtgtttattcataaaaaaaaatgtcatcatttaatttgcattttacagcatttatcagacgcccttatccagagcgacttacaatcagtagttacagggacagtccccctcttgagcaacttagggttaagtgtcttgctcagggacacaatggtagtaagtgggattcgaacccgggtctcctggttcataggcgagtgtgttacccactaggctactaccaccctatatttaATAAGGTGCAGTGGATGAGCAGCAGCTTTAATATTGGGTGAAGAAGTGACTCTCAGCACACTTGGGATTCAGGGACCTCAGACTCATACAAGCTTAGACTTGAGGGCACGGTCGACACGAAGGGCAATCTGTTTCAGAAGATTGTCATTTTTTGAGGTTAATCCACTTGGGTTATGTgctcctgataaaaaaaaaaaaaaacaccccgcAGAGCCCAGTTAATCTGCACCGCCGGACCGATTCCCTGTTTGCAGGACCGTCAAGCACTAAAGTAACAGCACTGACCCCGACATCCGAGCCATCATTCCACTCGGTCGTCTGGTGACACGAGAAAGCATCTGGCCTCCCATCTCAGCACCAGTATCACCTACATAAAGTGAAgccattaaatacaaaatagaTCCTTACAAGGCATCAGAAGGCATGTCAGAATGTGTCCCCTGCACACGTCTCCAACAAGTTGGTTGGGTGGGCAGTTTGTGCCCAGATCGTGCAGGAACATGCACGTTGCCCCACGCAACTCTGAAAATGTCTGTCATTTGTACCTAGACTGTCTGTCGGTGGGTTTAACATCCCATTTTTGGGTGGATTAAGTCAAATCCTCCAGCTGCTGTCGGATCTGCAGGGTTTGTGTCAGCAGTTATGTAACACCAGATGCTGGTGGTATGTGAAGCTTTTGTCCAAAAAGCCGCCATGCGTCCGGTTTATGTCCCCGGTGGCGCAGGATCTTTTTGTAATAACGTATATTTCATGGAGCTCAGCGGGACATCACTGCGCTCATTCAGCTCGGTGCCACCAAGCAGTCATTGTGAAGCGAGAGGTGGTGACAGGTGACAGCCTTTTCAGGAGAGCTGGTGAATGAAAGAGCCCTGCTGCTGTGCTTGATAGTGATGCTTCAGCTCtttagaaagaacaaaaaagtaCCAATTATTTTACCAGTAATTCCAGTGATGTGTATCATTTAGTATATAAAAGTATTCTGttagaataaatgaaaataaatacattcagagTACTCGTGGAATACTCGCAGTCGTGCTAATATGCTACACCTGGCAACATTTGCCTATTTCACAAGATGAAACACGGCCATTACATGAATAAACGGGCATcacatataaaaatgttatcTAGGTCCAGATGAATATCATGATCTGGATCTCAATTTAACTATAAACGGGAATAtagatttcttttttgtcaGATGCGAACGTTGCTTTGAGAGGTTTCAGTGCCCTACAATCCAGTACGTCATGTGTTCAGAAGTTTTTAGCGCAGATCAGGGTTCCGGCACGATGGCGGCAGCACCAGATTTGTATTAAAGCCAAATCCTGACAGAGCTTCTGACATTGAGCAGGAGCTCTGTCCTACTTTTCATGTTGTTTCAGAGGAACGCTGCCTGCTCTCTTTCTACAAAACGCCTGAAGCTCACATGTTCCAAGCCTGAAGAAAGGGTCTTTAGAAGGCCAAGTCCCCCCACAACGGACGTTGGCTGCTTGGCATTAAATGAAATCCACCTTGCTGAAAAGAGTTAGGTGCCCCCTGGGCAAAGTAGACAGATAAACTCTTAATTTCTTTGACAGGCTTATGGCGCCTTAATTCTGCCATGTGAAGATAAGACATGGCGGAAGCCTCCGGAAATGACAGGGGACCCCTGAGTCCCGGACTCAGCCCGGCCGAGCCGGGGACAGATGGCACGTGCAGGAGGGGCATTGTGATTCAGCTGACAGGCACGGAGGGGGAATGGGACAGTCTGGAGGACAACGAGCTCTTCTTCCCACTCAGCCGTGAGGGAGGGGGGTCCAGCGTCCCGCTGCCCAAGCAACGGTCGTGCCCTGACGAGGACTGGAACCTGCATTCGGCCACGTTCCACATGCCCCTCTCGCCCTCGTCGCCAGGGTCGCTGGGAGATCTCTCCGCCTCCCTCCCCAGCTTCCTTTCTCCAAAACCGGCCACGCCCGTCCCTCTCCACAAATCCCTGTCCACTGAACTGGAACTGAAGGACTCTTCTTCCATCTCCACTTCTTCGTCCCTAAAACCACGTCCTCTCATCAGCCTGGTGAAGTCCATCTCCACGGAGCTGTCCCGCAGCGAGCCGGAGGTGTGCCAGTCCAGATCCGACTCCAAGCTCAACCTGCACCTGCTGAAGCAGCTCGCGCAGCCCAAGTTCCGCGTCGGTGATTCCCGCACGGCCCCGCCCTCCCCGACCACCCTGTCGCCCACAGAGCCCAAAGCCAGCTTCTTCCGGGCGGAGCTGGAGGACACGCGCCGGCGCCTGCAGGACGCCATGCAGGAGCCCCTCAGCGTCTTCAGCAAGATCATGGGGGACGACAGCACGTCCAGCAGCCCCAGGCACAAGGACTCGCCGGGCTACAGGGGCCTCTATGCAGGCCTCACCAGGTCCAGCGGGGACCTCACCGCGTCGGACTCTCCCACCCGAGGCACCAAGCGCTTCGACTGTGACCCCAACCTGCCAGTCTTCAACTGGCCCATGAGGAATTCCAGGAGGACGGGCCAGCGGACGTCTCCGTCCCAGAAGCCGCAGGGCAGATCGGGAGACCAGGCACCTCCGGTGGAGCCCTCAGCCCACGGCCAGGCCGTGCCAGCGGTGCTCGGCGGGGGCTCCACAGTGCCAACGATGGGCCTGTGCTACTTCACTGCCCTGTCCTACTGCTGCCTCGTCTTTCCTCTGGGGACGTACCTGTCCGGCATGGTGCTCGGCCTGGCATTCGGCTTCATGATGGGCCTGCTCCTCATTTCTCTTGACACAAGTCGGCAGGACGCCATTCGGCCGCGCCCATGCGCCGTGGACCAGTTTGCCTACAGACATCCGTGTGACCTCCAGGGGGACCTGTCCTGCTTGAAGGTGAGCCAGCGTCAGAAGCATCACAGACACCATGCTGGTTCATTCCCCAGATCGTTCCATTTGACCCAGTTATCACACAtacatctggggcagtggtggcctttctgggtcagtggtggcctagcggttaaggaaatggccccgtaatcaggttgccggttcgaatcacgatctgctgaggtgccactgaggtaccgtccccacacactgctccccgggcgcctgtcatggctacccactgctcaccaggggtgatgggttaaatgcagaggacaaatttcactgtgtgccatgtatcacaagtgacaatcactttactttacatacCAGTGGCACTATCAGGTCTACATACATCATCTACTGAATTACAGTGCCAGAACcatttacatctacagtacttgcagggacagtcaccctggagacactcagggttaagtgtcttgctcagggacacgatggtagtaagtggggtttgaacctgggtcttctggttcataggcaagtgtgtaacccactTGTGGGTGACCCAGTTTTTGCTGACACCACACAACCTCTTCCAAAGACCTCGTGGCAGAAAACCAACTGATGCTACGGTCTTAAATGACTGCAAAAAGAAACCCTGCTACACGTTGCAGGTTGTCCTGTAAATCACAGTGTCTCTGAACGTAGTAATGGTAGAAGAGCCCATCATCAACACCACTGATGGGGCTCAGTCTCTCGTCGTctcctctgtgtgtctgtcctgtCCACCAGGGCTGGTTCAATGAAACGCATTCCTACGACCCAGAGCTGTACCACCCGGCGCTCACCCACTCCGTCCACATCACGCTAGCGGGAAGCTCTCTGCAGATGGACTACCCCCGGCACAGCGTCTCGCGCCGGGCCACGACCGACAAGCCTCCCCACGGCACGGACGTTGTCCGCTCCCGAAAATGCCACCTGACCGGCAGCAAGGTCAGTTCATGTCCACCCTCCCCAACATGTCATCACATGATGATGTCTCGACAATGACGATGtccagtttaataaaagccaTCAACACGTAGCTTGTCATCTTCTAGTAGTGCCAGTATCTTACTACCCAGTCTAATGGTTGCCTATTTTTCCAGCTTCTGAAATGATTGTGGATTGATTCTACATTCCAAAACTGTCCCTTTCTGATGTCTGCCATGTCAGGTGTTCCTCCTACCGGCAGCTTTGGCAAAAAAGAGGGTGTGGAACCAGAAATACCCAATTTGTATCACACTGGCAGAGGGTGAGGAGGCTGTGGAGGAGGTGTTAGAGGAGATGCAGGTTGAGGAGCAGAGGGATGAAAGGAAGTCTGGAGCTCAGAACACACTCTACCTGTTTGCGCGAACGGGCAGGGAGAAAGAGGAGTGGTTCCgacacttcctgtctgcttcTAGAACCAGTGACCAGGACAGATGTGGTAGgagacaaaatcacacacacaccaaacacactcaCTAACAATGTATGTAATGCATTAACATACACATTCAAACAgcaatacacaaacacatacacccGGGAACATTAGTAAGCGTGtatggtgcgtgtgtgtgtacgtgcgcatgtgggtgtgtctgtgcatgtgtgtgtgtgtgtttgtgtgtgtatatgcacatgtgtgtgtatatatgcgtgtgtatatgcgtgtgtgtgtatgcgtgtttgtatgtgtacatgtgtgtgtgtgcacacgtttgtgcatgtgtgtgtgtgtctgtgtgtttgtgtgtgtatatgcacatgtgtgtgtatatatgcgtgtgtatatgcgtgtgtgtgtatgcgtgtttgtatgtgtgcatgtgtgtgtgtgcgcgcgtttgtgtatgcgtgtgtgtgcacgtgtgtgtttgtgtgtggtagGTATGTGTGCGTGTTGGGAGATTATGTCCGGCACGCTGCAGGCCAGCAGAGGCTCCAGTAAGGGCAGTGAGGAGGACCTGTCATCAATCACATGTCACCACGTCGGGGACAACGTCCTGCTGGACTACTACTCCTACATGAGAGCCCTCCTGCCGTCACCTGCACCCAGTCCCACCAGCAGCCCCGCTGCAGACAGCACCCACTCCAGCCCCACTGAGAAGGTGGGTCACCGCAGAAACACCGGGGAGACCTGAGCAAATCAGtattaaatgatcattttattacaCGTGCATCCAAAACACACTAATAAGACAACATGATGTTACTGAAGATCTAGCTGTGGTTTGGGTAGAACAATCACTTGTTCTAGTAACATGAGAAGGCCGTTAGGAAGTTAGTACATTCCGTTCTTTACACCGGGGGAAAGGTCCGCACTGTGTCATACTTTTCATCTCCAGACGAGTCTTCTCCAGAGCAGACTCGTCAACAACGCTATCGTTCTTCTCATTTCTCCTCCTTTCCTTCAGAATCTTTGCTCTACGTCCCCTGGAGAGCAGCCTGTCTGGCTAAACGTTCTGATTGGCCGGATCTTTTGGGACTTCCTGCAGGAGAAGTACTGGGCCGATCTGGTGTCGCACAAGATCCAGAAGAAACTGAGCAAAATCAGGGTGAGGGGGGAAATATCCAGGggtgtgtgatgtttgtaataCACTGtgataaaacaacaacagtacatagaactccagcactttcacattcacctccaatcactccggactcttttgcacaaaatcactcagcgctttttactttactgctctttttttatggctcttttctcttttctttggttatgtttgcaatatttgcatattggttcatt
The genomic region above belongs to Denticeps clupeoides unplaced genomic scaffold, fDenClu1.1, whole genome shotgun sequence and contains:
- the LOC114772614 gene encoding testis-expressed protein 2-like isoform X4, which codes for MAEASGNDRGPLSPGLSPAEPGTDGTCRRGIVIQLTGTEGEWDSLEDNELFFPLSREGGGSSVPLPKQRSCPDEDWNLHSATFHMPLSPSSPGSLGDLSASLPSFLSPKPATPVPLHKSLSTELELKDSSSISTSSSLKPRPLISLVKSISTELSRSEPEVCQSRSDSKLNLHLLKQLAQPKFRVGDSRTAPPSPTTLSPTEPKASFFRAELEDTRRRLQDAMQEPLSVFSKIMGDDSTSSSPRHKDSPGYRGLYAGLTRSSGDLTASDSPTRGTKRFDCDPNLPVFNWPMRNSRRTGQRTSPSQKPQGRSGDQAPPVEPSAHGQAVPAVLGGGSTVPTMGLCYFTALSYCCLVFPLGTYLSGMVLGLAFGFMMGLLLISLDTSRQDAIRPRPCAVDQFAYRHPCDLQGDLSCLKGWFNETHSYDPELYHPALTHSVHITLAGSSLQMDYPRHSVSRRATTDKPPHGTDVVRSRKCHLTGSKVFLLPAALAKKRVWNQKYPICITLAEGEEAVEEVLEEMQVEEQRDERKSGAQNTLYLFARTGREKEEWFRHFLSASRTSDQDRCGMCACWEIMSGTLQASRGSSKGSEEDLSSITCHHVGDNVLLDYYSYMRALLPSPAPSPTSSPAADSTHSSPTEKNLCSTSPGEQPVWLNVLIGRIFWDFLQEKYWADLVSHKIQKKLSKIRLPHFMNELTLTELDMGSSMPQVMSTYEPQVNPRGLWLQLEVRYTGALKMTLETKINLSKLGKEGALESEGAADAGSAGRSWTAVLADSDEESSSAGSSEDEELLLLEPQGILGEKCASPGAEGRTGRKILRLVDKIAKSKYFQKATENEYIRKKMEEMSNTPLLLTVEVLELSGTLVVNVPPPPTDRIWYSFCFPPRLDLRVLPKLGERELTFCHVTEWIEKKLQDEFQQEQSCSSPLGPDAVGE
- the LOC114772614 gene encoding testis-expressed protein 2-like isoform X1 codes for the protein MAEASGNDRGPLSPGLSPAEPGTDGTCRRGIVIQLTGTEGEWDSLEDNELFFPLSREGGGSSVPLPKQRSCPDEDWNLHSATFHMPLSPSSPGSLGDLSASLPSFLSPKPATPVPLHKSLSTELELKDSSSISTSSSLKPRPLISLVKSISTELSRSEPEVCQSRSDSKLNLHLLKQLAQPKFRVGDSRTAPPSPTTLSPTEPKASFFRAELEDTRRRLQDAMQEPLSVFSKIMGDDSTSSSPRHKDSPGYRGLYAGLTRSSGDLTASDSPTRGTKRFDCDPNLPVFNWPMRNSRRTGQRTSPSQKPQGRSGDQAPPVEPSAHGQAVPAVLGGGSTVPTMGLCYFTALSYCCLVFPLGTYLSGMVLGLAFGFMMGLLLISLDTSRQDAIRPRPCAVDQFAYRHPCDLQGDLSCLKGWFNETHSYDPELYHPALTHSVHITLAGSSLQMDYPRHSVSRRATTDKPPHGTDVVRSRKCHLTGSKVFLLPAALAKKRVWNQKYPICITLAEGEEAVEEVLEEMQVEEQRDERKSGAQNTLYLFARTGREKEEWFRHFLSASRTSDQDRCGMCACWEIMSGTLQASRGSSKGSEEDLSSITCHHVGDNVLLDYYSYMRALLPSPAPSPTSSPAADSTHSSPTEKNLCSTSPGEQPVWLNVLIGRIFWDFLQEKYWADLVSHKIQKKLSKIRLPHFMNELTLTELDMGSSMPQVMSTYEPQVNPRGLWLQLEVRYTGALKMTLETKINLSKLGKEGALESEGAADAGSAGRSWTAVLADSDEESSSAGSSEDEELLLLEPQGILGEKCASPGAEGRTGRKILRLVDKIAKSKYFQKATENEYIRKKMEEMSNTPLLLTVEVLELSGTLVVNVPPPPTDRIWYSFCFPPRLDLRVLPKLGERELTFCHVTEWIEKKLQDEFQKVFVLPNMDDIYLPLMHSGLYPQQEQSCSSPLGPDAVGE
- the LOC114772614 gene encoding testis-expressed protein 2-like isoform X2, giving the protein MAEASGNDRGPLSPGLSPAEPGTDGTCRRGIVIQLTGTEGEWDSLEDNELFFPLSREGGGSSVPLPKQRSCPDEDWNLHSATFHMPLSPSSPGSLGDLSASLPSFLSPKPATPVPLHKSLSTELELKDSSSISTSSSLKPRPLISLVKSISTELSRSEPEVCQSRSDSKLNLHLLKQLAQPKFRVGDSRTAPPSPTTLSPTEPKASFFRAELEDTRRRLQDAMQEPLSVFSKIMGDDSTSSSPRHKDSPGYRGLYAGLTRSSGDLTASDSPTRGTKRFDCDPNLPVFNWPMRNSRRTGQRTSPSQKPQGRSGDQAPPVEPSAHGQAVPAVLGGGSTVPTMGLCYFTALSYCCLVFPLGTYLSGMVLGLAFGFMMGLLLISLDTSRQDAIRPRPCAVDQFAYRHPCDLQGDLSCLKGWFNETHSYDPELYHPALTHSVHITLAGSSLQMDYPRHSVSRRATTDKPPHGTDVVRSRKCHLTGSKVFLLPAALAKKRVWNQKYPICITLAEGEEAVEEVLEEMQVEEQRDERKSGAQNTLYLFARTGREKEEWFRHFLSASRTSDQDRCGMCACWEIMSGTLQASRGSSKGSEEDLSSITCHHVGDNVLLDYYSYMRALLPSPAPSPTSSPAADSTHSSPTEKNLCSTSPGEQPVWLNVLIGRIFWDFLQEKYWADLVSHKIQKKLSKIRLPHFMNELTLTELDMGSSMPQVMSTYEPQVNPRGLWLQLEVRYTGALKMTLETKINLSKLGKEGALESEGAADAGSAGSWTAVLADSDEESSSAGSSEDEELLLLEPQGILGEKCASPGAEGRTGRKILRLVDKIAKSKYFQKATENEYIRKKMEEMSNTPLLLTVEVLELSGTLVVNVPPPPTDRIWYSFCFPPRLDLRVLPKLGERELTFCHVTEWIEKKLQDEFQKVFVLPNMDDIYLPLMHSGLYPQQEQSCSSPLGPDAVGE
- the LOC114772614 gene encoding testis-expressed protein 2-like isoform X3; this encodes MAEASGNDRGPLSPGLSPAEPGTDGTCRRGIVIQLTGTEGEWDSLEDNELFFPLSREGGGSSVPLPKQRSCPDEDWNLHSATFHMPLSPSSPGSLGDLSASLPSFLSPKPATPVPLHKSLSTELELKDSSSISTSSSLKPRPLISLVKSISTELSRSEPEVCQSRSDSKLNLHLLKQLAQPKFRVGDSRTAPPSPTTLSPTEPKASFFRAELEDTRRRLQDAMQEPLSVFSKIMGDDSTSSSPRHKDSPGYRGLYAGLTRSSGDLTASDSPTRGTKRFDCDPNLPVFNWPMRNSRRTGQRTSPSQKPQGRSGDQAPPVEPSAHGQAVPAVLGGGSTVPTMGLCYFTALSYCCLVFPLGTYLSGMVLGLAFGFMMGLLLISLDTSRQDAIRPRPCAVDQFAYRHPCDLQGDLSCLKGWFNETHSYDPELYHPALTHSVHITLAGSSLQMDYPRHSVSRRATTDKPPHGTDVVRSRKCHLTGSKVFLLPAALAKKRVWNQKYPICITLAEGEEAVEEVLEEMQVEEQRDERKSGAQNTLYLFARTGREKEEWFRHFLSASRTSDQDRCGMCACWEIMSGTLQASRGSSKGSEEDLSSITCHHVGDNVLLDYYSYMRALLPSPAPSPTSSPAADSTHSSPTEKNLCSTSPGEQPVWLNVLIGRIFWDFLQEKYWADLVSHKIQKKLSKIRLPHFMNELTLTELDMGSSMPQVMSTYEPQVNPRGLWLQLEVRYTGALKMTLETKINLSKLGKEGALESEGAADAGSAGRSWTAVLADSDEESSSAGSSEDEELLLLEPQGILGEKCASPGAEGRTGRKILRLVDKIAKSKYFQKATENEYIRKKMEEMSNTPLLLTVEVLELSGTLVVNVPPPPTDRIWYSFCFPPRLDLRVLPKLGERELTFCHVTEWIEKKLQDEFQVFVLPNMDDIYLPLMHSGLYPQQEQSCSSPLGPDAVGE